Genomic window (Mya arenaria isolate MELC-2E11 chromosome 16, ASM2691426v1):
CTTGGCCAGGCTTGATCTCACTAAATTGTCTTCAATGAGTGTGCTTGGCTAGGCTTGACCTCACTAAATTGTCTTCGCTTAGTGTGATTGGCTAGGCTTGACCACACTAAATTGGATTAGTGAACGTGGCTAAGCTTGACTTCACTGAATTGTCTTCTATTAATGTGCTGGCTAGGCCTGACCTAACTAAATTGTCTTCGATTAGGGTGCTTGGTTAGGCTTGACCTCACTAAATTGTATTCGATCAGTGTGCTCGGTTCATTTgagtataatttaaaaaagctttGCTTAAGCTTCGAAAATTTGAATCTTTCCACATGATTATGGTTGCATTGTATGATTACAATAAGTTTGGctgcattttgaaaaatgtgaaCACTTCTACATataaacaacttaccgtttTGTTTTTGCATAGTTTCTATTTTGACACTTTTGGCGTTTATAATAAAGTACTTTGTTAAAAGTTAGGGAGTGATTAactaataattattgataaatctCGTGTGTCATACGTATGCTCATTTTTATTGTTCATGTCCTGTATGTATAGGTATATTGGTTTGTAATTATACTGGGTGCGACAAAGGAAGACCACGTAATAAGGTATTTCCCCAGTGGGGCCACGGGGCAAAAGGGAGGGTCTTACTTATGAGTATAAATGATCCGTCATATTGTGTAATTCAATTATAGGAGAAAGGTTTCCATCTGCTTGGCAAGTGAATGTTTTAAACTAATATTTGGGTTTAAATTTTGCAAGTTCTTTAATTATtacttaaacatttaacataattttaagtgaaaataaaaaaaaaaagcaatttaaaataacttttaattattgatttaattagCTGGGATGTGAATTATGTATGCGGGGAAAAGTTAATGTAAACCAATTGATCGGTTTGTTTACTATAACTATGAAGCAATAGTTAAGgaaatttattattatagaaCGTGAAATATAATGctgatttatgttttgtgtaaCTGCAAACCAGTTTCGGAATGTACTTACTATAGGTATTCTAAGATAGCGGTAAAAGCACTCAAGAATTTGATGGAGACGTTTAGATATAAAAGAgaaattaaatttttaaacacaCTATAAAGTCTAATATGGAATTTAAACTTTGTTATCTTACAGAGGCGAAAGAGTATTATAAAACGCAAAGATGAAGGTCGCCATTGTAACTGGTATCTGCTTGATGAGTGTGGTGTTGCTGGTCACTGCTACGGAACAGTACATGTACACCAGCGGTGTTGGCGCGGGGTACGGTAACTATGGCTACGGGATGGCGGCCATGCCCTACTACGGAGGCGGTGGACAATATGGTGGAGGCGGTTTCGGTGGTGGTTTTGGCGGAGGCAAGGGTGGATTCGGCGGTATTTTTGGGACCATCATTTACTGTAAGTATCTTGAAAGAATTTACAATTGCATATAACTTGAATTTGTAAGGGTGTATATAAACGATTGTTTCATACGGattcttttttacaaaactGTCGTTATTCAAAACACACGTCTCGACATACATACCAAACTTTGGCCATTATATCAACAAAccacaaatgtacatacaacgtaattgtatttaaaataatgggCCGGTCTTTCAGAACTTTGCTTTAATTAATAACGGTATCGTTATCAACTTTGAAAGGagaaatatttgatgaagtGCTCATATATTTgagctgaaacagttgttttGAATGGTGTTAAAAATAACGCATTAACATAACGAAATTCTATATAATCGGCCCATTGCCTCAGCTTTACAATtacaatgattttaataatgCCAAGTGCCTGAACCAATCCATCTATTCATATTTGCAGTGTTCGTGTTCATTTTCATCATCCAACTTTTGTTTGGCGGCGGTGGTTTGGGTGGCATTGGCGGCGGTTTGGGCGGAATTGGTGGCAAGAGCGGAAAAGGCGGCAACGGTTACTAGACAAGCCTCCGGTGAGATATTAACCATTCATTACCCAAACAGTTTATATAgagtttataatgtttatattcatttatataaaattcataatgtttatatacatttatatagaatTTATTATGTggatatacatttatataaaattttaatgtttaatatagagtttatgatattaatatacatttgatacctcattcggaacacctcgggcATTTTCCATCGAAACCAACCAAGGATGTATGCCGATTCATAAGTAGAGTTTAAACGTGCATTTTGTGTATCTAAGTTTGAATAAATTTCcaataaagtgtattattgcataaataattaagattcataTGAGTATAGTCTACTTGTAGCatagtaaaatgtaaagatttatGACATTGTGAATCGCCCAATTTtcttttcgatagaaaatggccgaggatttCCGAATGTTGAAACTTCGGTACAAGCGAAATAGATGTGTATGTAGTTAGTGAAATAAAAGTTTcgcaaatattataaatgagtTTAACAACTTATCATATGGATTTTCgggaaaatcattttattaatccTCGGCAAAATTTCGTTGTTTAACATATGAGGCACTTAAATGTTCTTATACAATAAATAGCATATGCTTTACATTATTCAGAACTAAGATACAACGCtattaacagtgacattaaTTGTGTCGAGTAGAATTTGGTCATTatcattcttttaaaatatcaatatgttaattCTAGgcaaaatttcattgcttttaCATATCAAGAAACTTAAATGCTTTCATGCGATACATAGTATATTCTGTAGATTATACAGAAATGCGATACAACGCTATTACAACTGACATTAATTGTGTCGAGTACTATTTGGTCTCTGATTTACTTGACAGATCTGATTACTAAAAACGGACATAGttgaaaactttttaatttcgagccaacgggtttcgactgtacatgAAAACGTTATAATTTGAAAACGTTGAGTGatgcaatataatatttttgtttatttcagatatgGACAGGACCTCAATCAATACTGTTTTCGTATATTTGTTGTAACATTTTGCAGTATTAAACTCACGTTTATCAATACTATCTTGCTCAATGTGAACAtgtgtgtttaatatttaaccAAACGATAGTAATAACCACTATACAAAGCTTTTAATGTGAGTCATCGCCGTCATAATCAAGGGATGTTCTCATGTTTTTAAAGGTCAAAAAGTACTAGTCATATTAAAAGGATACATAACCATTTAAGGTTGTATACCGTAAGCCATTAAACTCAGTAGTGATACATAACCATTAAAGCGACTTTCTCAGGTTTTATACCGTAAGCCATTAAACTCAATAGTGATACATAACCATTAAAGCGACTTTCTCAGGTTTTATACCGTAAGCCATTAAACTCAATAGTGATACATAACCATTAAAGGGACTTTCTCAGGTTTTATACCGTAAGCCATTTAACTCAATAGTGATACATAACCATTAAAGGGACTTTCTCAGGTTTTATACCGTAAGCCATTTAAATTGATAGTGATATATAACCATTAAAGGGACTTTCTCAGGTTTTATACCGTAAGCCATTTAAAATGATAGTGATATATAACCATTAAAGGGACTTTCTCAGGTTTTAAACCgtaaaccatttaaaatgataGTGATATATAACCATTAAAGGGACTTTCTCAGGTTTTATACCGTAAGCAATTTATATTGATAGTGATATATAACCATTAAAGGGACTTTCTCAGGTTTTATATCGTAAGCAATTTATATTGATAGTGATATATAACCATTAAAGGGACTTTCTCAGGTGTTATACCGTAAGCAATTTATATTGATAGTGATATATAACCATTAAAGGGACTTTCTCAGGTTTTATACcgtaaaccatttaaattaatAGTGATACATAACCATTAAAGGGACTTTCTCAGGAGTTATATCGTAAGCAATTTATATTGATAGTGATATATAACCATTAAAGGGACTTTCTCAGGTGTTATACCGTAAGCAATTAATATTGATAGTGATATATAACCATTAAAGGGACTTTCTCAGGTTTTATACCGTAAGCCATTTAAATTAATAGTGATACATAACCATTAAAGGAACTTTCTCAGGTTTTAAACCGTACGACTTTAAAATTAATAGTGATTTAAATTGATAGTGATACATAACCATTAAAGGgacatttttaagattttaaaccGTTAGCCATTTAAATTCATAGTGATATTTATCCATTAAAGGGACTTTCTCAGggtttaaaattaaaagggaAACATAATCATTGAAGGGACTTCTTTAAGTTTTATACCGTAAGCCAATACAATTAAAggaaaaacataattgttgAAGGGACTTTCTAAGGGTTTATATAGTCTGACATTAAACTCAAAGGTGATAAATAACGGTTAACGAGCCTTTCTCAGGTTATATACGGTCTGATCATTAATTTAAAGGTTCGTGTGcaatgtaaaacaatacatgcgACAACCAGAAGTATGAATGAGTGGTCTTATATACACAAATGTTTggatatatatatcaaaataccTCAATCTGCGAAAAGAAAACCGTTATCAACGCAATTCAATGCTGAACATATGATAGAATAATTGAATTTTACTAAGGTTTCTTATAAagtttgtctgtgttttttatttatttaattacaattgGTGCCATCATATTACCAAACATACGACCATACATAGTAAGATCAGGAAATTCAGGTTAATATTAACGAAGTATCAAAATACTCGTATTCAGATTTTAACTCATTTCTCTTAAACACCCTGCCAAATAATTCCAGTatttccaaatgttaaaaacatgtcACGTTACAACCAAGAAAATGCGATTCGGATATCGAATGTACGGTGCGGACGTTGATAAGATTACCCAATTAATAACAAGAATCACTCTAAATAATTATGGGGGATTCTCCAATATAAGTCAATAGTGGGCCGTCCTTCTAGACGATCGAATCCAAAATGGGAAATAATGAAACTACAATGATCTTTAACTTTACTGTACTTTGTGCAGTCATCACTCTCGCTTTTCACCAAGGCGGACTGAGTTATCTTTCCTGCCAGGGCGCATGTGAGTCaagtttgtggtcaccaagtcgtaCAAGTTTGTTTCCTACGGGTGCTTCGGTTTCCCCTACAACACAAGGACACACTCTCGCCTAACATCGCACCAAAGAGTGATGTATGTTTTAGTCCTAATATTCTGCACATGTACAGATAAAGGAATTCAAAATAGACAAATATAATACAAGTAAAttcattattcaaatttaaaagcaaCACATGGTGTCCGTGTAAAgactgtttatttaaaattgaattcataTTAATCTTATGATGCCAtgtttatgtcatgtttataaatatatttgtatatgagaGGGTAATATATGGACATGGACTGGTGTGCGGTATAAGATTGAATGACGTGAGATCTTATGCCTATCAAACCTTAATTATTAATAGTTGCGAAACGTCTTACATAGTCAGTAACATCACGCTTGCTGATATAAATATCATGTATATCAATCGGAGAGACATTTGTGTTTGCTATTGTTACACGGCATTGAACACATTGCCTGCTGCTTTGTACATTGTGCTTTCTTACTTGCACATCTTGCAGTATTGAATCCCCTATTCGTTAATTTAGCATGTGATTTGCAAGCTTCGTGAAAAATGCACATCTTGCAGTATTGCATCCTCTATTCGTTAAATGGGCATCTGTCTTGCTAGCTTCGCGAAAGTTGCAAATCTTGCATAATTGCATTCTGTCTTCGTTAATTGGACATCTGTTTTGCTAGCTTCGCGAAAGTTGCAAATCTTGCAAAATTGCATTCTCTCTACGTTAATTGGACATCTGTTTTGCTACCTTCGCGAAAGATGCAAATCTTGCAAAATTGCATTCTCTCTACATTAATTGGGCATCTGTTTTGTTAGCTTCGCGAAAGTTGCACATCTCGCAGTATTGCATACTCTATTAGTTAATTGGGGATCTGTCTTGCTAGCTTTGTGAAAGTTGCACATCTTGCAGTATTCCATCCTCTCTTTGTTAATTGGGCATCTATCTTGCTAGCTTTGTGAAAGTAGCACATCTTGCAGTATTCCATCCTCTCTTCGTTAATTGGGCATCTGTATTGCTAGCTTTGTGAAAATTGCACATCTTGCAGTATTCCAGCCTCTCTTCGTTAACTGGGCATCTATCTTGCTAGCTTTGTGAAAGTAGCACATCTTGCAGTATTGCATCCACTCTTCGTTAATCGGGCATCTGTCTTGCTACCTTTGTGAAAGTAGCACATCTTCTAGTATTGCAGCCTCTTTTCGTTAATTGGGCATCTGTCTTGCTAGCTTTGTGAAAGTAGCACATCTTGCAGTATTGCATCCACTCTTCGTTAATTGGGCATCTGTCTTGCTACCTTTGTGAAAGTAGCACATCTTCTAGTATTGCAGCCTCTTTTCGTTAATTGGGCATCAATCTTGCTAGCTTTGTGAAAGTTGCACATAATGCAGTATTGCATCTCCTATTCGTTAATTGCGCATCTGTCTTGCTAGCTTCGCGAAAGTTGCACATCTTGCAGTATTGTATCTCTATTTGTTAATTGGACATCTGTTTTGCTGGCTTCGCGAAAGTTGCACATCTTGCAGTATTGCAGCCTCTGTTCGTTAATTTGGCATCTATTTTGCTAGCTTCGCGAAAGTTGCACATATTGCAGTATTGCATCTCCTATTCGTTAATTGCGCATCTGTCTTGCTAGCTTCGCGAAAGTTGCACATCTTGCAGTATTGTATCTCTATTTGTTAATTGGGCATCTGTTTTGCTGGCTTCGCGAAAGTTGCACATCTTGCAGTATTGCAGACTCTGTTCGTTAATTTGGCATCTATTTTGCTAGCTTCGCGAAAGTTGCACATATTGCAGTATTGCAGCCTTTCTTCGTTAATTGAACATCTGTCTTGCTAGCTTCGCGAAAGTTGCCCATCTTGCAGTATTGCATCCTCTATTCGTTAAATGGGCATCTGTCTTGCTGGGTATCTGTCTTGCTAGCTATTCGAAAATTGCACATCTTGCAGAATTCCATCCCCTATTCGTTAATTGGACATCTGTCTTGCTAGCTTCGTGAAAGTTGTACATCTTGCAGTATTGCATCCTCTCTTCGTTAATTGGGCATCTGTCTTGCTAGCTTCGTGAAAGTTGCACATCTTGCAGTATTGCATCCTCTCTTCGTTAATTGGACATCTGTCTTGCTAGCTTCGTGAAAATTGCACATCTTGTAGTATTGCATCCTCTCTGCGTTAATTGGGCATCTGTCTAGCTAGCTTGGTGAAAGTTACACATATTGCAGTATTACATCCTCTATTCGTTAATTGGGCATCTGTCTTGCTAGCTTCGTGAAATTTGTACATCTTGCAGTAATGCATCCTCTATTCGTTAACTGGGCATCCGTCTTGCAAGCTTGGTGAAAGTTGCACATCTTGCAGTATTGCATTCTATATTCGTTAATTGGGCATCTGTCTTGCTAGCTTCGTGAAATCTGCAGATTTTGCAGTATTGCATTCTCTTTGTGTTAATTGGGCAT
Coding sequences:
- the LOC128221836 gene encoding acanthoscurrin-2-like, which produces MKVAIVTGICLMSVVLLVTATEQYMYTSGVGAGYGNYGYGMAAMPYYGGGGQYGGGGFGGGFGGGKGGFGGIFGTIIYLFVFIFIIQLLFGGGGLGGIGGGLGGIGGKSGKGGNGY